CTCTAAAAATATAAGAGTCTCTTCAATGGATGTATCCAATTCGGTTTCGACATCTCTTTGCTTATTAGCCTTCCTTCTATATAAATCCTCGATACATTTTCTAAGTTCAATCTTATCCTCTTTATCTCCCAACGTAGGATAAAGAGCTCTGGCGAGTACCAACCCATCTTCAATTACTCTTCTATCATCCGAAAGAAGGGCTGCTTTTGCATAGCTTAAAACTTCCTGCTCTCTTCCCGCAAACATACTTGCCAAGATTTTTGTAACAGATTTCCTGATAACTCTTGATGATCCGGGATCTGTGAAAACATTTAAAAGGTGATCAAAAGATATACCAACCTTACTTGGAGTAGATTCTTCCGCTAAACAGAATCTTACAAAAGACCCTCCAACAAGATCTGGGACTTTGCTATCCGCTCTTTTAGGATTCTTACTTTTTTCAAAAGCATCTTGAGATTTAATTGCTTTACACCCAACATCCAAAGCATTTCTTAAATTCGTAGGCAAAGCAACTTTTTTGGCATAATCAGCTCCGTTTTCACTTAAAACAAGGTAAGCAAGATAGTAAATAAGTCCATCTTCCCCTCCCTCCAAAAACTCTACAAAACGGTTCATTATGCCATTCTTTAAAACATTAAGTTCATCCGATACCAATTTCTGTTGATCTCCTGTAGCTAAAGGAGAAGGATCTCCTTTAAGAACGCGCAAAGCATCTCCTGCAAGACTCCCCAACCGTTCACTTTTTAATAATCTCTCAAAAACTTTTCTTGCCGTATATATATCAGTAAGTCTTTCTCCATTAATGTATCTATTTAAAACATCCTCTTTCTCTTCTTCTCTCACACTACTACTTAAAAGCCTTTTAAAATTAGTAACCCTATCTCTCATGACAGCATTTGTAAGGTATCCACCACTCCCACCTCCTGATGCCGCAACAGAAGTACTTTCCGCACCCCCACCTGATGCCTCTGGCCTAACTTCATCTCCTTTTAAATGGACATGATCCAGCTTAGCCCTCTCCGCTTTTGCATCCTCAATTAATCCAGGGTTTAATCCTGTACAAACAACCAAATTACTTTCTGGATTGGCGGCGCCAAAACGATCGATAAGACTATTCAATAAGCCAGGGATAGAAGATTTCTTGCCAACAAGATCGCGGGCTTTTAATAACTCAATGGTCCCCTCACTTAAAGGCCCAACTTTGGCTTGAAATATATCCAGATCAAGTTTCCCGTCACCTGTAACAAGGCTTCTATCAGACGCTAAATGTGTAGCTAAACGAAGATTATTCCCAACTGCCGGAACAAGCGCATCTCTTAGTGCAACTCTAAATAATCTCCCTCCGGGAGTACAACTAAACTTATTTCCGGTCATTGACATAACCGCTCTTTGCAATAATTTATTTTTAATAGGATTGACCATAACCTATTCTCCTCACTTAGAACTTTTTATCACTGCTACCGCGGCGCCGCCGCTATCCCCACCATCACTTACCCCGGCAGACACAGTCCTCTTCTCACCTAACAACTCAATAGCATCTGTAAAACTACCGAGAACTGCGGTTGCAAACCCAGCTTCTTTTGGATCAAAACCACCTTTTGAATAGTCGCTCAAGCGTTTTTTTATTCCATCTATATCAGGGCCAGCATACTTGATCTTTTTTCTCATCCTAATTCTATATTTATTCGCAAAGTTTCTGATTTTTGAAGCAACAATCTTTACTTGAGAATCATTATTTGAAGAAGAAAAAAGGACATTCACCCTTGAAATAAAAGAATCCAAATCTCTTAACTCGTTTAGCCTGACAAATTCGTTATCTTGTTTGATGTGCTCTAATGCAAGCAATAAACCGCTCGAGTTTGTTACATAAACAAAAAGTTCCGCAGGATTCAGTACTTCACTCATAGACCCCAAACATCTCTCAAACTGCGACAAAGAGCTTTTTATCATATTGAGATCTTCATTGGTTGTAACTGATTCATCACAAAGAAAATCTTCATTGTCAACAAAATTTAAAATATGTGCTAATTCTGCTGTAATTTCCTGAATTTCTCTCTTTGTTAACGACAAAAACATCGTATTAATCTGTAAAATCAGATCACTCGCCTCCATCCGCGCTTTTTGCCTTTCTCCTCTATTCATTTGAGGTTTCTCTACAATCTGCCTGATAGAATATGTTAGCTCATGCCTTCTAACGTAACGAAAAAGGAGGGGAAGATTTAAGATCGCACTGTCATTCGCTTTTAAATATTCTCGAATTCCGACAGTTGCTTCATCAACTAAAATAATATCCTCTTCATAATAATCTTTTAAAAGAAGCCCCAAAGCCCTCATTCTAGAGACTCTTAATGCGGAATCCAAAAGCTCCAAAACCTGTTTACCCAAAAAATGCATCTCTCCTTTAAGCATTGGAGGAAGTAATATCATTCCATCTTTTATATACCCCAATTCAGAATCTATAAGTCTTTTTAGTCTATCGGGAATGAGAGCTCTTACCTTTCCGACAAACTCATTTCCCAAGTAGTGTTTCGATCTTTCTAGTCCATCATTAATCTCTTCTCTCGCGGCATCAACATTAATCTCTGAATAATCATCAATCAATCTAGCTAAATTTTCTGAATCTTCTTCAAAACTTTTCACAAAACATTTTTTAAAGCTATCAATAACTCTCCCTCTTGCAATCTCAAGTGTTACAACCCCTATGACTCCGGAAGCAAAAATGCCAAGCGCAGAAACAAAATTAGAATAATATAAATATCCGGTACCATCTATCAACCCATGGGAAAGAGAAGAAAAATCAACGTAAACACCAAGCCTTTCTCCCAATGCCATTGATAAGCTGCTGTATGCCGCGACAGCAGTACCAACACGACCGAGGAATCTACTTATCAATCTATTATTCGCAAGCATAGATTTGCTCAGCTTCTCATTAACCAAACGGAGGGATTCAGCATACCCATTTTTGGGAATTAATGCATCTGGTGTATTATTTACTGCTCTAATTGCCATTTCCACACCTCACACAATTCAATCTATTTCCCACATATATATCGAAAATTTTGAGGTGAAATTTCAGAACTAAACCCCGATTATTAGACGAACAGAATTCTAGCAGAGTGTTGGAAGTTTCCCCAGGTATGAACCCCGATTTCCTAATAGAGGTGAATAATCGGGGTAAAGAGAGATTAACCCCACAGAGAGAACTATTTACAACGTATCCCATTTATCTATATCCTTTCTGTCCCTATTGCCTGTCTTTCCTGTTATTAAATAGAGAGCTTTTCAAGCTTCAAAACAAATACCTTGCAATTTGCATCCTAATTTATATGCGTTCTATGTAGTCGCCAATACCTTTTAAAAATTTCAGGTGAATTTTAAGAGCTTATTAAAACCATTGAAAATAGAGGCGATCTTCAAAAGTAAAATTTGATTTTTACATTAACCCCGATTATTAACCCCTATTATATGGGTCTGTTGCATAATGGTCATTCCCGTGCCGTGCCAGACGGGATGGATCCCCGCTTTCGCGGGGAGGACAAATTGGGAGTGTTGCAAAATACTTATTTTTATCGGTGAAACCTGCGACTAAAAGTCGTGGTTTCCTAAGATTTATTGCTATATAGATAAAAATGGAAGCCGAGACGTTAGATGAATTTCGCAACAGACCCAATATAGATAATCGGGGTTTTAATCGCCTTGTTAATATAAACACAAATGTTATAATTTATTCAAATGGAGAGACTGTTAAAAAGCAAATTCAAAACAGGTAAAAAAATCGGCGAAAATTTCTTTTCTCTTACCTATGACGGCGCCACTTTATCGGGAAACCAGTCTATAATAATAAAGATTTATAAAAGAGGAACTTTAAATTCCCCGCTTATAAAAACAATGAAACAAAAGGTAAAAATCCTGCAAACAGAAATCCATCCTCGGATTGTCAAGCTTTTAGACGGTGATTACGGGTGGCAGGGATTTTATTATGTACGTCCGTTTATAAAAGGGGTTCCTCTTAAAGATTTAATAAAAAATAAAACAATAAAACCGGATGAAGCGGAAGGATATATTGTACAAATATGCGAAGCTTTGGAAGCCACCCATAAAAGAGGAATAATACATGGCGCGTTATCCGAAAACAATGTTTTAATTGATGAAAAAGGGGTAAAACTTACCGATTTTGTAATAGAAGGAGATATAAAAGAATCCCCTTCGCAAAAAGCAATGGCAATTATAGAAAATGAAGAGACGCTCTCTCCAGAAGAATTGTCAGGGTGCCGAGCCTCTTTTTCTTCCGACATCTTCGCAACAGGAATATTACTTTATAAAATGCTCCTGTTTAAATCCCCTTTTCAAAAACAGATCCAAAAACTTAAAGGTAATGTTGAATTACATTCAGATTTAACAAAATATCAAAAAGATATTATAAAAAAAGCGTTGGAGCCGGACCCGAGATTAAGATTTAAAAATATTTCAGAGTTATCTCAAAGCATAAAAAATAAAAATGTTATAGACAACACAGTAGAGTCAGATTATTTTCAAATAGAACTGGAAAATGTCCCCAACCCTAAAGAGATTGAAGTTCGTGAAATAAAAAAAGAGACTGAAAAAAGTTTTTTTATGGCAAAAATAGTATTGCTTGCAGCTTTAGCAGGTATTGTCTATGCTGTTTTAAGCTCACTATTGGGAGGACGTTAATCCCTATTGGGAGAATCGGGGTTAATTTCAAATATGAGCAAAAAATATAGTATATGTACAACACATTATTAATATATTTTATATTTTTATTCTTCGTAGCTGTTGTTTTGCTCTTTATTGCCGTTAAATTACAGTTGAAAAACCCTTTTCTCTTTATGGGAATTATAGTGTCAACAATTATTTTATCTTTTTTAGCAGGATATTTATATTTTGCCTACTTCAATTCGATTCCCGAAGCAATTGTCCCTGACATCATAGGCATGAATGAAGGAGAAGCAATAAAAAGGATCGAAGATGCTGGATTAAAAGCAAAAATAGAGGCTAAATATGATAACTCAATTATTGTAACCAATCAGCATCCTGAACCTGGTAAAGTAGTAAAAATAGGAAGAATTATTTCGATCACAATAGGCAACTACGAAATAGATTCCATGCAAAATAATGAAGAATTACCCCCAACCCCGTTTCAAAGTCCCCTTTAGAGGATTTAACCCCGATTATTCATATACAAACAGAATTCTAGCAGAGTGTTGGAACTTTCCCCAGGTATGAACCCCGACTTCCTAATCGGGGTGAATACTGACCTCTTGGCGCTACAAATATATGCTATAATTCTTTACAAAATGATAAAAATAGCGCCATCAATATTATCCGCAGATTTTAAAAATCTGGAAAAAGAGATAAACAAAGTCGAAGAAGCCGGCGCAGATTTAATACATATAGACATAATGGACGGACACTTTGTTCCAAACATAACTATCGGGCCACTCATAGTAAAAGCTTGCAGAGACGTTACAAACCTTCCCTTAGATGTCCACTTAATGATAGAAAATCCTGATCGCTATATACCTTCTTTTGCAAAAGCAGGAGCCGATATTATAACAATACACGTTGAAGCGTCAAAAAATCTGGACGAAGATATCGCGCTAATCAGACAAAACAACGTAAAACCCGGAGTTGTTATTAATCCCCCAACTCCTGCTGATAAAGTATTCGATATTTTAACTAAAATTGCTATGGTTCTTGTTATGTCCGTAAATCCCGGATTTGAAGGTCAAAGTTTTATGCCAGAAATCCTTCCCAAAATAAAACAATTAAGAGAAGAGATCAAAAAAAGAAAATTAAATGTAGACATAGAGGTGGATGGCGGTATCAACTTAAAAACCGCCTCCAAAGCTGTAAATGCTGGGGCAAATGTTCTGGTGGCAGGATCTGCGATTTTTTATGACAAAGAATTTCCAAAGATTTTGAAATATTTAAAAACACTCTAGTCGCTCATTTATATTGAACTTCCTTCTAGTATGAATAATCAGGGGTAAGTGATAAAATTATATTATGTGGAATAAAAATGATATAAAATTTATGAAAAAGGCTCTTCATTTGGCCCAAAAAATGGAAGGAAAAACATCTCCCGATCCGATGGTCGGAGCTGTAATAGTAAAAAACGGAAAAATCATAAGCCATGGATATCATGAAGAACAAAACACCCCTCATGCGGAAGCCTGGGCAATAAAAAAAGCCGCAAAACAAGCAAAAGGCTCAACTTTATATGTTAACTTAGAGCCCTGTTGCTTTTTTGAAACAAAAAATAATCCTCCATGCACAAAAGCTATAATCAAAGCCGGCATAAAAAAAGTTGTCGTAGCTATGCAAGATCCAAACCCACAGGTCAACGGCAAAGGTTTTGAAGAATTAAAAAAAGCAGGAATAAAAGTAAACAAAGGGCTTCTTACAAAAGAAGCAAAAAAACTTAATGAGGTTTTTATTAAATATATTACAACAGGCCTGCCCTTTGTAATATTAAAAACAGCAATGAGCCTGGATGGTAAAATAGCCACAAAAACAGGAGAAAGCTTCTGGATAACAGGGGAAGAATCCAGAAAAAGAAGCCACAAAATAAGAAATACTGTAGATGCGATAATAATCGGAATCGGAACTATTATAAAAGATGACCCGGAACTTACAGTGCGCAATATTAAAAATAAAATAAAAAATCCCAAGAAAATAATTTTAGATCCGCTCGCAAAAATTGATGTTGACCGAAAAGTTTTAAGAATTGAACCCGAAAAAACAATAGTTATTGTTTCAAATAACGCAAAAGAAAATAAAATAGCCAAAATAGAATCGACCGGAGCAAAAGTTATTAGAGCGACAACAAAAAATGGGTCTTTCGAAATGAAAAAAATCATCAAAACCCTTGGAAAAATGGGAATAATAAGCGTTCTAATAGAAGGGGGAGGAAATACAAATGCCAAAGCGCTATCTGCGGGGATAGTCGACAAAATTTATTTTTTTGTAGCTCCTAAAATCATAGGCGGCAAAGAAGCAATAACCCCTATCGAAGGAGAAGGGATAACGCAGCTCTTAAAAGCGATAAAAATAAAAAACCTTTCAATAGAAAAATCAGGAGAAGATTTTCTCTTTTCAGGATATTTATGCTGATTTCACCCGATAATTTTTTAGTTTTTCAAAATAAGACAAGCTAGAGACGTTCTTCGCCATTCGCTATTTGCCATTCGCTATTTGCTATTTGCCATTCGCTATTTGCTATTTGCCATTTGCTATTTGCTATTTGCCATTTGCTATTTGCCATTCGCTATTTGCCATTTGCCATTCGCTATTTGCCATTTGCCATTTGCCATTTGCCATTTGCCATTTGCTATTTGCCATTCGCTATTTGCCATTTGCTATTTGCCATTTGCCATTCGCCCCACCCTTGCCGCTCATAAATTTTTACGCTATAATATTGTTATTATGAGTGAAGAAAACAAGCAGATAACCAAAAAAATGACCATTGCGGAAATTATTAAAATAAAACCGCAGTCTGCTTCAGTTTTAATGTCTCATGGCATGCACTGTTTAGGTTGTGTAATTGCTCAGGGAGAAACATTGGAACAAGCAGCTGAAGTACACGGAATTGACTCAGATGAGCTCTTAAAAGCAATCAATGGAACAAAATAAGGCATAAATAAATGACTAACGAGATTTTAAAATGTACGGTATGTGAAACCGAAATTAACTTACCTGAAGATGTTAAACATGGCGACAGGATAACATGTCCAAACTGTTTTGCGCAGTTAAGTGTAGTAATTCAAAAGAATAAAAAACAATTAAGATGTGCATTGTGTATAACACCAAAACAAGAAGTCTGCACCCCTGATTGTGAAAGAAAGATTTCGGAAAGGGAAAGGCGAGGTTTCTTTGATATAAAGTTATAGGAGGTCCCGGAAATAATGCTAAAAGAAAAAATTAAAGTCTACTCTACGCCTACCTGCCCATACTGTAAAATGGCCAAAAACTTTTTATTAGAAAACAATATCACTTTTGAAGATATAGATGTCTCTACAAATCAAGCAATGGCGCAAGAAATGATTCAAAAATCCGGACAAATGGGAGTCCCTGTTTTTGATATAGACGGTAAAATAATAATAGGCTTTAATAAACCCGAAATAAAATTAATGCTGGGCTTGAAATAGAGTATAAAGAGGTGTAAATATGTCAGTAACTCTCGATAGATTATTATGTATAGGGTGCGGAATTTGTACAGATGCCTGCCCCGAAGTCTTTTCTTTTGATTCAGAAGGGAAAGCAGAGCTTATAAAACAATCATGTGATTCTTGTGATCTTGAAGGAATTGCTGACCAATGTCCAACACAGGCGATCGAAGTTTCAAACTAAAAAAACTGAAAAAGGAGGATAGATATGGCAGAAAAAGCATTTGTTGATCCAAATACATGTACAGGCTGCGGTGTTTGCATAGATACATGTCCGTCTCAAGCCATAGCAATGGATGATAATGTAGCAAAAGTTGACACGGATAAATGTACATCATGCAAAGACTGTGTTGACGCTTGTCCTCTTCAAGCAATCTCAATGAAATAAAAGATTATTGTAGAGGCGCAAAATCTTGTGCCTCTACTGGAACCCCACAATGAACACCAACAAATCCTTCCAAATAATTAAAACTCTACAAAGAAAATATCCAAACGCCGGAATTGCTTTAAAATACGGCGCTCCTATCGATCTTTTAGTCGCGACTATTCTTTCCGCGCAATGTACAGATAAAAGAGTAAATATTGTCACAAAAAATCTGTTTAAAAAATATAAAACTGTGAAGGATTACGCAAGGGCCAGGCAATCAACTTTTGAAAAAGAGATAAGATCTACTGGCTTTTATAGAAACAAAGCAAAAAACATTATAAACGCCTGTAAAATGATTTTAAAAAATTTCAACGGAAGAATTCCGGATACAATGAATGAAATTTTAAAATTGCCGGGGGTGGCAAGAAAAACAGCCACGGTCGTTCTATCGCATGCTTACAACAAAATTTATGGGATTACTGTCGATACACACGTAATTCGTCTATCTCAAAGGCTGGGTCTTACAAAAAATAAAGATGCCGTAAAAATTGAAAAAGATTTAATGGAAATTTTCCCGAAAAGACTTTGGTTCATCCTCCCCCACCTCTTTATAAGCCATGGAAGAACAATTTGTATTGCCAGAAAACCATTATGCCCACAATGCCCTATAAAGAAATTATGTCCCTCTTACATAATCTTTATGAGAAAATTTTACAATCCCACTGTACACAACAAACGGTAAGCAGTACACTATACTTGCCATGGCCGAACAAATAAACCCCAATGCTCCATTAAATCCAATACAAGAAGCAATCGCAATTTCTTCACAAGCTATTTTTACTGCCGCAGACAAAGAAATGATCAGAAATCGCGTAGGAGACAGGCTGGGAGACTACAACACTATAAGAAACTTTATAGACCTTGCAAGAGAAATGATGGACAAAACCACAACTATAGACAAACCAGAGATAGAGGTTCAGGAAGGGCTCCCTCAAAACGATTTAAGAACAAGAGTAAAATTAGAAAGGCGACTTATTAAAACTTCCCCCTCATTTAATCCTCATGAAAGAGTATCCATCTCAAAAGAAGAGACAAAACCGGAAGACAAATTCGGGAAAGAAAACGAGGCCTCACTTGAAGAATACGCGGTTTTATACGGGCACAAACTTTTAGGGTTGCCCATAAATT
This genomic interval from candidate division WOR-1 bacterium RIFOXYB2_FULL_36_35 contains the following:
- a CDS encoding ribulose-phosphate 3-epimerase; its protein translation is MIKIAPSILSADFKNLEKEINKVEEAGADLIHIDIMDGHFVPNITIGPLIVKACRDVTNLPLDVHLMIENPDRYIPSFAKAGADIITIHVEASKNLDEDIALIRQNNVKPGVVINPPTPADKVFDILTKIAMVLVMSVNPGFEGQSFMPEILPKIKQLREEIKKRKLNVDIEVDGGINLKTASKAVNAGANVLVAGSAIFYDKEFPKILKYLKTL
- a CDS encoding riboflavin biosynthesis protein RibD, whose translation is MWNKNDIKFMKKALHLAQKMEGKTSPDPMVGAVIVKNGKIISHGYHEEQNTPHAEAWAIKKAAKQAKGSTLYVNLEPCCFFETKNNPPCTKAIIKAGIKKVVVAMQDPNPQVNGKGFEELKKAGIKVNKGLLTKEAKKLNEVFIKYITTGLPFVILKTAMSLDGKIATKTGESFWITGEESRKRSHKIRNTVDAIIIGIGTIIKDDPELTVRNIKNKIKNPKKIILDPLAKIDVDRKVLRIEPEKTIVIVSNNAKENKIAKIESTGAKVIRATTKNGSFEMKKIIKTLGKMGIISVLIEGGGNTNAKALSAGIVDKIYFFVAPKIIGGKEAITPIEGEGITQLLKAIKIKNLSIEKSGEDFLFSGYLC
- a CDS encoding disulfide oxidoreductase, with product MSEENKQITKKMTIAEIIKIKPQSASVLMSHGMHCLGCVIAQGETLEQAAEVHGIDSDELLKAINGTK
- a CDS encoding NrdH-redoxin, yielding MLKEKIKVYSTPTCPYCKMAKNFLLENNITFEDIDVSTNQAMAQEMIQKSGQMGVPVFDIDGKIIIGFNKPEIKLMLGLK
- a CDS encoding ferredoxin, whose amino-acid sequence is MAEKAFVDPNTCTGCGVCIDTCPSQAIAMDDNVAKVDTDKCTSCKDCVDACPLQAISMK
- a CDS encoding endonuclease III, whose amino-acid sequence is MNTNKSFQIIKTLQRKYPNAGIALKYGAPIDLLVATILSAQCTDKRVNIVTKNLFKKYKTVKDYARARQSTFEKEIRSTGFYRNKAKNIINACKMILKNFNGRIPDTMNEILKLPGVARKTATVVLSHAYNKIYGITVDTHVIRLSQRLGLTKNKDAVKIEKDLMEIFPKRLWFILPHLFISHGRTICIARKPLCPQCPIKKLCPSYIIFMRKFYNPTVHNKR